The genomic region TTATTTAATTTAAACTATTCTATAAATCCGATTTTTATAAAAAAATCTTATGAAAAATTCATAGAATTTAATCAAATTTCAACTAAATATTACATTATAATATAATATCTATTATACAAAATATTTTAAGTTATCTATTGAAAAAATAAATTTTAAAAAAATAGTTTAAGAATAGTTTAATTGTTAATAAAAAATAACTGATTTTTAATAAAGATTGAACAAGAATCAATAAAAAAATAAAAAATAAAAAACAAAACTTTTGAGTTAAACTTAAAATTAAACTTTGAGTAAATTTGAGTTAAATCTTGAGTAGAAATCAGCGTTCCTCAGTAGAACATCTATCAAATTTCATTTGCTTTGAAATCTCTTTTTTACGTTTTTGGGAAATTTCAGCATTCATTTGATTCATGAAATTGTCAAATTTTTCAGACCCCCTAGAATCATTATCATTTCCATCCAAATAATCCTTTTCATTTGATTTGATGAAATCTGATTTGTTTAGATTAGATTTGATCATGGAATGTCTTACAACCAATTCATCATAGAACCATCTGACTGCAAATCCATCAGAACTGCTTAAAGAGATTAAATGCTTGGTATAGCCATTTTTTGAATAAACAATTACTATAGAAGAATATAATGAAGACAAATCAGACTTATTAAGTTTCAAGTCAATGATTTCGCTATAAAAAATCTTAAGGGAACCCATGGATTTACGTTGAAGCAATGATTTCTTTTTCAATAAGATATGATTCTCTTCAAGTGAGGTTTCAGAGATGATGTTTGAACTCATGCAGGATTTGGAAAAAGCTTGAAAGTTCAAAGTTTGCCCATCATCTTTAGAGCTTAATCTCTTTTGTGAAAAAGAAAAATTAAGAAGATATCTAGAATCTGGAGAGTAATTAGAATTATTTTTTTCCATAATATCACAAAGAATAAAAACTATTAAATTAATCATTAAAATGAAATATTAAATTGAAGTATTAATTTTCCCCTCTAAAAAGTACAATAAAATTATGTAAATCACCATTGACCCAAAATAGCAGATAACATCAATAATGTCAAATATTGCTCCTGCTTTAATGTACAATGCCACATATTCCCATACAAATGAAGCTAAGATAGTCACGATAATTATTAGCCATACATTAGTCAACTTATAAGGGTAAATTAGATTTAAAAAGCTTAATAACACAACAATAGCTAAAAAATCATTGAAATAAAACATGAAAAACCAATTGATTTCATGCAAGAAATGATTGTTCAATAAGTAAAGGGACAACCCTACGATCAAAATAATGAGATTATATATTCTAAATCTTTCATTATTTTTCTCAAATGAAAATCTTTTTAATAAATTATCTAAATTAAACATTCAAATCAAATAGATCATGAAAGTAAATCAAACTTTTTAATTAATCAAAAGTCATTATAAAAATAGCCACCAATAAAACAATAACCATTAGAATAATCAATAAAGAAGTGTTATTTAATGAAATGGATTTATAAAACCCATTAACGCTTCCTTGATTATCATATCCATTATCGTATTCCTTTTGATTAAAATCACCTTGGTAATCACCATTATCTGTTTCTATAATCTGAGTATCCTTTACTTCATAATCTTCAATATCAATAATGCCATCAGCCATATTATCACATTATGCATTTCATAAAAATATCTTTATATACTATACCAATACATTGTTCTATTTTCACTAATTAAAAATTTAAAATCTTTTTTTAATTTCACTAATTAAAAATTTATAAATCTTTTTATAAATAATTGTTCTTAATTATAATTATAGATATCTATAAAAATAATTAAAATAATAATTAAATTATATTTAGTTTATGACAATTTAAAGCTGAAGGTGAAACAATGAACCAATTTTGTCCAAAGTGTGGGGCAAAACTTTATGATATCAACGCTAAGTTTTGCAGCCAATGCGGAGCTAATTTAAGTGAAAAGAAGGAAATCAACCCTAAGGACTTACCTGAAGAGCGAATTGACTTAAGGGAAGGCATGACCAATAGAAATACTGGAATGTGGAAATCAACCAAATGGGGAAGGCGAAAGAAAAAACCAGTGAATTGGGATATGGAAAAATAGTTTTTATTTATTGCTCAGTAAAAAAAAAATTAAAATTATACAAAAATTAATTAAAACTGATGATTATTGGAGATTACAAAATGAAAACAAAAGAGGAAATTGGAGAAAAAATTGAAGTATTAAATGATAAGATTGCAGGGTTAAGAGCTGAAGAAGATAATCTAACAAATGAACTTAAGGTAATCCTTGCAGGATCCGAATTGCAATCAATCATGTTAACAAGCACTTTAGTTAGCTCTGAAAGCCAAGTTCGTGACTTGCTTGAAAAATTTGAACAAAGGGCAGAGGAACTAAATGAAAAATATGAAGAAGCATCCATTGCAGGAAATGCAGAAATGAAAAACCAAATTCATGCTATGATTTGGACAAATGACATTAGATTAGACACCATCAAATGGGTTCTTGAAGAAGATGAAGAAGAAATCTAATTAAAAATTTTATATTAAAAAGTTTATATTCAAAAGGTTATATTTGAATATTTATTAAAATATTATATTTACTTGTATTATTAAGAGATAAGACTATGAAAAAGATTATTCCATTATTGCTTTTATCATTAATCATTTTATGCCCAATAATTGCTGAAAGTGCAGATGCAACTACATTATTCTTAACTTCAGACAATTTGCATGAGCATGATGCGGATTTTGCAAGATTGAATGATATCAAGGAAAGAATTGAATCAAAAACCAATGGGGACATTGTTGTAGTGGTTGATGATTCAGCTTCAAATCCCGGAGAAGGGACAAGGGTAATGGCAGCCAGATGTGATGTGGCCGTTACAATAGCTGGCGCTTGTGCAGGAAATTTAGTTGACCTTGCAGACTATTCCACTAAAGTCAGCAAAAAGATCATCTATGTAAATGCAGGTACCCTTGATTTGAATACAATAAATTTCCTTAGAAGGTCCTATGATGACAATTGGTCACATTACACATTTGCATCAGTTAAAAGCCCTGGAAAATTCTTGAATGACGCTGGAATAAGCTTGATTCAACCTGCTCAGGAGTATCCTGACGATTGCTATAAAGGAATTATCGCATATGACAGCGATAATGTAAACGAATACATTGCAAATGAAATCATCAATGCAGTTTATGCTGGAACAAGTGAAAACAAGCAATTGGATACAGATTTAATAGTTTATCACAAGTTAGACCCTAAATACTTGGCAGAAGATTCTAAAAAAATCGTTGATGGTCATGGAAGCGATATGCAGGAATCCTATGGTTCCTACACTACCCCTCAATTATTGTATATGAGTGCCTCATATATAGATGGATACGGATTAGAAGTTCCTGGAGAGTTTGGAGCTCCTGATAACCCTCAGAAATATTCAAGCTTTACTAAAGGAGAATACTCATTTAACGATTATTACAATATGGCAGATATAGTTGTAGACTATATGAATGAACATGGCAAAGCACCGGATTCAATTAACTATGAAGGAGCAACTATTGGATATTATGACTTGGTTTACAATTTTGCACTTCTTACAGAAGATGACACAAGCGCAAGCACTATGAATTTCCCATCAGAAATGGAATTCCATAAATACTACAGCGATTTCCTATTTGAAATCTTGCCAATAGGAATAATAATCATTATAATAATTGTAATCCTATTGATAGTGAGAACTATAATAAAAAGAATAAAAAGAAGAATCAGAAGAAGAAAAGAAAGGAAATATAGGAAAAGAATGCAAAGAGAAAGATATGGCAGAAATCCTAGACAATTCCATAGAAATATAGATTCAAGATATTATTCAGATTACGATTATCCGTCCAATCAGCCAAAAAGATTACATAGGCAAGAAAGAAGGCGAAGATAAATCAAAGAACAAATGAAAAAAAAATATTATATGAAAATTATTATACAAGGAGTTCAAAAATGACAGAACCTCAAAACAATGCAAAAGATGAAGAATATATTGATAGTTTAAAAGATGAAATAAGCTATTTAAGAGAGATTCTAGCTAGCAAACTCTTTGAAGAAGATAATTTAATAAATTTCACTTGCAGAGAAATTGAAACAGATTATTCCTTGAAATTTGGAGTTTATAAATACAAGATTAAAGATTATAAGCTTAAAATCAAAAAAACAAAAAGAACTATTGAACTCATTAAAAAAATGATTGATCAACAATCTTCTAATCAATTCAATAAGGAACCTGAGGAATTAGAGGAAAATCAAATCAAAATCAACAAAACCAAAATAAATAAGCCAAAAATCAATATGAGTGAAATTGAAAGCCATATTGAAAATGAGTTTAGTGAAGAAGTTCTTGAATTGGAAACAGAAACTGCAAAAGTGAATATCCTTATTGAAGAGCATAAGAATAATTTAAGTAAAAAACAGGACTTCAAGGAATTGCACACCATTTACAAGGATTGCATAAGAAAGATTCATCCTGATTTATTGCTTGAACCAACAGATTATGAAGAAAATCTATTTTTCGCCTCTAAAGAGGCATATGAGGATAGGAATTTGGAGGAATTGAGATCCGCAGAAAATCTGATAAATAGGCACGAAATTGAAAATGAACCTATAACTGTGGAAGACTTTGAAAAGTTAAGGGACCAACTTGAAATCAATATTGAACTGGAAGATAAAGAGATTTCAAATATAGTCAACTCTAAACCATATACTCAACAGAAGTTCCTATTGGATACCAAAAAAGTGAATAACTATAGGGAAGGATTAGTTACATCTTTATTGGAAGTTGAAAAAGAGTATATAAGAATCAATAAAGACTTAAGTGAATTGAAAAAAGAGAACAACCTTAGCTATAAACTAGATTTGACTAAAAATAATTAAAATTATTAATTTTATTTCATTTCTTTAATTCTTTTTATTAATTTTAATTATTTTTATAAATTTTAATACTTTTTTTATTAATTTTAATCCTTTTTATTAATTTTAATTATTTTTATATATTTTAATTATTTGATTAATTGCTGATTTTATTGGTGCTGAATAACATTACATAAGCATCTGATCCATCCTCATAATAATTAGGTACTTTCCTATCAATTTCAAAACCGAATTTTTGATAGAAACTAACTGCCGCTTCATTATGAGATTTCACTTCCAAGGTTATCCTATGAATATCAATATTCTTGAATATGCTTATTGCCATCATAAGCAATCGAGTTGCTATATGCTGTCTGCGGAATTTGCTATCAACTGCAAGAGCAATTATATGGCCTAATCCTTCTTCTTTTACCCAAAAAATAATATATCCTACAATTTCACCATCTTCAACAGCTACAAGAAAACCTGCACCGATTTCATATAATTGCTGAAGAATGGCCAATTCATAAGGTGTGGAAAAGGACTCTACTTCAATTTGATATACCCTAGCCAAATCAGAAGGGACAAATTCACGAATAAACATATTAAACACTTGAAAAATCAATAGATATATTCTTTAATCATTATTTTCTAATTGAAAATTTATATTAATATTATTTGATTTACTCTATTAAAAAGATTTCTAAAAATTAAATTAATATCATAAAAAGTAAGATAAAATAGAACTAAACTAGAACTAAACTAGGCGGAATTAGGACTAAACTAAGACTAAACTAAGACTAAACTAAGACTAAACTAAGACTAAAGTAAGACTAAACTAAGGCTAAACTAAGACAAAGTAAGACTAAATTGGGCTAAAATAGAACATTTAAATTGTTAAAAAATAATATATGATTATAGAAACACAAATGATATCAAGAAACAAAAACTTAAAAAGGAATAAAAATGTGGAATGATTTAGAGGAATATATACTAAAATTAGCTATTGAGAATAGCGAAAAAACAGGCAAAAAGACAAAAATAGTTGAAATTGGAGCAGGCAAATTTCAAACAATTTCTAAAAATTTAAGTGAAAATGAGAATATTGATATTGTAATGACAGATATTGATCCTGCAAATGAAAACATTATTAGGGACGATGTCTTCAATCCAAATATGAGCATCTATAAAGATGCAGACATATTGTTTTCAATCAGACCTCCAGCGGAATTGCAGGAAGCGATTATGAAAATAAGGGATAATGTTAATGCTACACTAATAATAAAACCATTATTCAATGAGGATTTGAATATGAAAACCAAAAAAATGAAGTTAAAAAATTATAATCGTGCCTCATTTTACATATATGAAAGATAAAAAAAGGATTTCACAAATCAAAACCTTAAAAATTAAAACCTTAAATATTTAAATAAAAAAAATTAAAGATATACATTTACACCTTATTATTTATATATAAATATAAATGTAAATGATAAGAATTTAAATGTAAATGATAAGAATTTAAATGGTGAAAATATAATTAATTTCACCAAATACTATTTTTAGAAATTAGGAACTGGGGATTCATATTGATAGAAGAAATATTAAAACAGTATTCCACTCAAAAAGAAGGGCTTAGCCTTTCTGAAGCAAACGCTCGATTAGAAGAATATGGGCTGAATAAACTGAAAGAACAAAAGAAGAACAGTCCTTTGAAATTATTTTTATCTCAATTTTTAGATGTTTTAATATTCATGCTTATCATTGCAGCTATAGCAAGTTACATGATTGGAAATCATTTAGATGCAATTGTAATACTTGTAGTAGTGATAATCAACTCAATAATAGGTTTCATTCAAGAATATCGTGCTGAAAATGCTATGGAAAAGCTTAAGAGCTTAGTACACACTGATGCACATGTTAAAAGAGACAATACCCTTAATAGAATTCCAAGTGAAAATCTTGTACCTGGAGACATTGTACTTCTTGAAGAGGGAGACAAAGTTCCTGCAGATTTAATCTTAATTGAATCATATGATTTGAGAGTGGATGAATCCTCTTTAACCGGAGAGTCAGATTTTGTTAAAAAAGACACAAATTATGAAAGCATTTCAGATTTCTCAAATAAAATCAAGAATATCCAAAAACATTCCAAAGAGGAAGCGGTGCAAAGTAAAATAGTATCCATGAATTCAAATGTACTCTTTGGAAAAGGAACAGGTGTTGTAATAGCTACTGGAATGGAAACAACCATCGGCAGAATAGCTACCATGATTCAAGGAGAGGAAGAGGAAACTCCTTTAACAATTAAAGTGGGCAAATTAGGTAAAAAGATTGGAATACTATCCATTATCGTTTGTATTTTTGTATTCTTTATAGACTTTTTCCAAGCTATGGATCTTCTTGAAAGCTTCATGACTGCAGTTTCCCTAGCTGTTGCAGCTATTCCAGAGGGACTTCCTGCAGTTTTAACTTTGACTTTAGCATTAGGAATGCAAAAAATGGCAAAATCCAATGCAATCGTTAAAAAATTATCATCTGTAGAGACATTAGGATCATGCACGTACATCTGTACAGACAAAACAGGAACATTGACCAAAAATAAGATGAGTGTAAGGCAACCTTTCTTAACCAGTCAAGAGAATGGAGTATTAATTGCAGGTTTATGCAATGGAGTGAGATACGAAGATGGTGAATTGATTGGAAACCCTACCGATTTGGCATCATACTACTTTGCACTTGATAACGATTTTGAAAAGATTAAAGCAAATAGGAATTTTGAAAAAGAATTTGAAATACCTTTTGACAGCAATAGAAAAAGAATGACCTTCATTTACAGTGAAATAGATGATGAGAATAATAAAGATTATTACGTTTTAACAAAAGGGGCTCCTGAATTAATTTTAGATCTATCTGAAAAAATCGATTTCAATGGACATATAAATGATTTTGACATTGGCACAAAAAATGAAATAATGCGGGAAATTGACAGAATGACAAAAAGGTCATTAAGAGTCATAGCGCTTGCCTATAATAAAATAGATAAGGGGGAATATGAAAAGATTTCAGATTTAGACAATAAGGAAATTGAAAAAGGCGATTCTGAAATACATAGAACATATTCCAAAAATAAGCATCATGGAGAATCTTTTGAAAAAGATTTGATATTCGCAGGCCTTCTTGGAATCATGGATCCGCCAAGGCCAGAAGCTATTGATGCAATAACAGATTGCCAAAAGGCAGGAATCAATGTAGTGATGATTACTGGAGACCAC from uncultured Methanobrevibacter sp. harbors:
- the rimI gene encoding ribosomal protein S18-alanine N-acetyltransferase, which gives rise to MFIREFVPSDLARVYQIEVESFSTPYELAILQQLYEIGAGFLVAVEDGEIVGYIIFWVKEEGLGHIIALAVDSKFRRQHIATRLLMMAISIFKNIDIHRITLEVKSHNEAAVSFYQKFGFEIDRKVPNYYEDGSDAYVMLFSTNKISN
- a CDS encoding cation-translocating P-type ATPase, which encodes MEEILKQYSTQKEGLSLSEANARLEEYGLNKLKEQKKNSPLKLFLSQFLDVLIFMLIIAAIASYMIGNHLDAIVILVVVIINSIIGFIQEYRAENAMEKLKSLVHTDAHVKRDNTLNRIPSENLVPGDIVLLEEGDKVPADLILIESYDLRVDESSLTGESDFVKKDTNYESISDFSNKIKNIQKHSKEEAVQSKIVSMNSNVLFGKGTGVVIATGMETTIGRIATMIQGEEEETPLTIKVGKLGKKIGILSIIVCIFVFFIDFFQAMDLLESFMTAVSLAVAAIPEGLPAVLTLTLALGMQKMAKSNAIVKKLSSVETLGSCTYICTDKTGTLTKNKMSVRQPFLTSQENGVLIAGLCNGVRYEDGELIGNPTDLASYYFALDNDFEKIKANRNFEKEFEIPFDSNRKRMTFIYSEIDDENNKDYYVLTKGAPELILDLSEKIDFNGHINDFDIGTKNEIMREIDRMTKRSLRVIALAYNKIDKGEYEKISDLDNKEIEKGDSEIHRTYSKNKHHGESFEKDLIFAGLLGIMDPPRPEAIDAITDCQKAGINVVMITGDHKDTATAIAMELGILPRDYYIHEENYNNSILTGQELEDLSDEEYDEIAKDIRVYARVYPEQKRRIIEVLQNHGEIVSMTGDGVNDAPALKKASIGVAMGSGTDVTKESADMIIQDDNFATIVSSIKEGRTIFDNIKRFLKFQLSTNIGAILTITIGSLLPIPTPFTPIQLLWINIIMDGPPAQSLGLEGPEKDIMRRPPEKGELINRKTIIKITISGIVMAIGTLGLFIYELNNGVGDVKTKAITIAFTVFVLYQLFNALNYRSSSKTRNTMLWLSLIGSFILQVLVIYVPFLQTIFKTCAIGLFDWVLIIIVSAIILLTDKIANRIVDGNI
- a CDS encoding adhesin, with the translated sequence MKKIIPLLLLSLIILCPIIAESADATTLFLTSDNLHEHDADFARLNDIKERIESKTNGDIVVVVDDSASNPGEGTRVMAARCDVAVTIAGACAGNLVDLADYSTKVSKKIIYVNAGTLDLNTINFLRRSYDDNWSHYTFASVKSPGKFLNDAGISLIQPAQEYPDDCYKGIIAYDSDNVNEYIANEIINAVYAGTSENKQLDTDLIVYHKLDPKYLAEDSKKIVDGHGSDMQESYGSYTTPQLLYMSASYIDGYGLEVPGEFGAPDNPQKYSSFTKGEYSFNDYYNMADIVVDYMNEHGKAPDSINYEGATIGYYDLVYNFALLTEDDTSASTMNFPSEMEFHKYYSDFLFEILPIGIIIIIIIVILLIVRTIIKRIKRRIRRRKERKYRKRMQRERYGRNPRQFHRNIDSRYYSDYDYPSNQPKRLHRQERRRR
- a CDS encoding UPF0146 family protein, yielding MWNDLEEYILKLAIENSEKTGKKTKIVEIGAGKFQTISKNLSENENIDIVMTDIDPANENIIRDDVFNPNMSIYKDADILFSIRPPAELQEAIMKIRDNVNATLIIKPLFNEDLNMKTKKMKLKNYNRASFYIYER
- a CDS encoding zinc ribbon domain-containing protein — protein: MNQFCPKCGAKLYDINAKFCSQCGANLSEKKEINPKDLPEERIDLREGMTNRNTGMWKSTKWGRRKKKPVNWDMEK